A genomic region of Carassius carassius chromosome 13, fCarCar2.1, whole genome shotgun sequence contains the following coding sequences:
- the LOC132155552 gene encoding N-acetyllactosaminide beta-1,3-N-acetylglucosaminyltransferase 2-like — protein sequence MKKKHMKLLVIALASSFCLVFFFSKLKDVEHKQRDLAKITSFPDTTTKTKSVMPYKLPPLTISETFRKDIPKNGAYWNRKLHSLLRQFDATDNQTQKDPHDKFLCQPESFELLKTNIQDVHSYPPLYGDFLRGMECRDRPLLINQPDKCASENEEDQIFLLFAIKSIPSNFKRRQAIRETWGRGGMYEKGLQVRTVFLLGRSSTDDPNLDKLVSFEAQQFQDLLVWDFQDSFYNLTLKEHVFFKWMLDNCPHVSFVFKGDDDVFANTQAILNHLKTLEPEQVTALYTGQIIPNANPLRDPKIKYYVPQSFYEGPYPPYAGGGGFLFSGNLLPSLYHVSFYIPFFPIDDVYNGMCFKALGITATKHDGFKTFDIREEDRENPCVHKDLLLVHQRDPGQTIRLWRNMHSTMLTC from the coding sequence atgaaaaagaagCATATGAAATTACTTGTCATAGCACTAGCTAGCAGCTTTTGccttgtctttttcttttccaaACTAAAGGATGTGGAACACAAACAAAGAGACCTGGCCAAGATCACTTCATTTCCAGATACAACTACAAAAACCAAAAGTGTTATGCCGTATAAACTTCCACCCCTTACAATTTCTGAGACTTTCAGAAAAGACATTCCCAAAAATGGTGCTTACTGGAACCGGAAGCTTCATTCTCTCCTCAGGCAGTTTGATGCCACTGACAATCAAACACAGAAAGACCCACATGACAAGTTTCTCTGTCAGCCTGAGAGTTTTGAGTTGCTAAAAACCAACATTCAAGATGTCCATTCATACCCTCCACTTTATGGAGACTTCCTTAGAGGCATGGAGTGTCGAGACCGACCGCTTCTTATCAATCAGCCTGACAAGTGCGCATCAGAGAATGAAGAGGATCAAATTTTCCTCCTTTTTGCGATCAAGTCTATCCCGAGTAACTTCAAAAGGCGCCAAGCAATTCGAGAGACATGGGGAAGAGGAGGCATGTATGAAAAAGGACTTCAAGTAAGAACTGTCTTTCTGCTGGGCCGATCATCTACGGATGATCCCAATCTTGACAAACTGGTTTCATTTGAAGCACAGCAGTTTCAAGACCTTCTCGTCTGGGATTTTCAGGACTCCTTTTACAATCTTACTCTAAAAGAGCATGTGTTCTTCAAGTGGATGCTTGATAACTGTCCACACGTATCTTTCGTTTTTAAGGGCGATGATGATGTTTTTGCTAACACTCAAGCAATTCTGAATCATCTAAAGACTCTGGAGCCTGAACAGGTCACGGCATTGTACACCGGGCAGATCATTCCTAATGCCAACCCATTACGGGACCCTAAAATCAAATATTATGTTCCTCAGTCATTCTATGAAGGTCCTTACCCTCCTTATGCTGGTGGCGGTGGATTCCTATTTTCTGGAAACCTTCTTCCATCTCTTTACCACGTCTCCTTTTACATACCCTTCTTCCCTATTGATGATGTCTACAACGGGATGTGCTTCAAGGCACTTGGAATCACTGCAACAAAACACGACGGATTCAAGACCTTTGACATTCGGGAAGAAGATCGAGAGAACCCCTGTGTACACAAAGACCTGCTCCTGGTGCACCAACGTGACCCTGGGCAGACTATAAGACTGTGGAGAAATATGCACAGCACCATGCTGACCTGCTGA